In Vibrio lentus, a single genomic region encodes these proteins:
- a CDS encoding FxsA family protein, whose amino-acid sequence MFPILLLLFIFVPIIEIGLFIQVGGFLGLWPTIALVLITAFVGASLVRSQGIQTLMSVQGRLQQGEMPAQQILEGVMLAVAGVLLLTPGFMTDALGMLVLLPAPRAMIAKKMMEKMVVSNMSGGFHAGGQAGFGQSPFGQDPFNRDPSDQSKDGNTFEGEFEKKDDDNDRNRLN is encoded by the coding sequence GTGTTTCCTATCTTATTATTACTGTTTATCTTCGTACCTATCATTGAGATTGGTCTATTTATTCAAGTTGGTGGCTTCTTAGGATTGTGGCCAACTATTGCGTTAGTTTTGATTACTGCATTTGTAGGTGCATCGCTTGTTCGTAGCCAAGGCATTCAAACACTTATGTCTGTGCAAGGTCGACTACAACAAGGCGAAATGCCAGCACAACAGATTCTTGAAGGCGTGATGCTTGCGGTTGCAGGTGTATTGCTGCTGACTCCGGGCTTTATGACGGACGCACTCGGTATGTTGGTATTGCTACCAGCACCAAGAGCGATGATTGCCAAGAAAATGATGGAAAAAATGGTGGTTAGCAATATGTCTGGCGGTTTCCATGCGGGTGGACAGGCTGGTTTTGGTCAGAGTCCATTTGGACAAGACCCATTCAATCGTGATCCCTCTGACCAATCAAAAGACGGCAACACCTTTGAAGGTGAGTTTGAGAAGAAAGACGACGACAACGATCGTAACCGCTTAAACTAA